One window of the Actinomyces wuliandei genome contains the following:
- a CDS encoding nucleoside-diphosphate sugar epimerase/dehydratase: protein MRISKRQAVIAPTTDTLGWIVSGLVVHGLDTTPPALPTVAIVVFLLTAATTNLLLGRLVLLTYRRRFRTASFEEATALACQYAIATLAGALAVTAWSAVTDQAFSVLAIVAIPWVSLALALLARFTVRASRTYAKAQAYQRAAHNRDRVIILGAGEVGGQIVRLTKDDAASPFVPVGLVDDDTTKKYLRLHGVPVLGTIDSLVSCCQQKDVRTVIIAIADLPTERLRQVTQECARNGIKTMTIVPVREIARRRIQFSDIKDIDLADVLGRREVNIDLSRISEYIAGKSVLVTGAGGSIGSEIARQLHRIGPRDLVLLDRDESALHTTQLDIYNKGLLDTRDIVLCDIRDKEALRQVFQEHRPEVVFHAAALKHLPLLEQYPDEGWKTNVLGTRNVLELSEETAVTTLVNISTDKAADPTSVLGRTKHVAEQMTTSIALDKGLRFVSVRFGNVLGSRGSMLWTFKHQIDSGGPVTVTDPRVERYFMTIPEACQLVLHAGAIGRPGDTMVLDMGDPVRILDVAQRLIAQSGNDVEVEFTGLRPGEKLSEDLIATDEDGIRPFHPLISHVRVEPVAPHRLDTVREWTYGAAVSAKAVGKGVEGEVTGTAAQEEQAQPVAMSHSGVPH from the coding sequence ATGAGGATCAGCAAGAGGCAGGCCGTCATCGCCCCGACGACCGACACACTGGGCTGGATCGTGTCGGGGCTCGTGGTACACGGCCTCGACACCACCCCGCCAGCCCTCCCTACCGTCGCCATCGTCGTGTTCCTGCTCACCGCAGCGACAACAAACCTGCTGCTCGGGAGACTGGTCCTGCTCACCTACCGGAGGCGGTTCCGTACCGCCTCCTTCGAAGAGGCCACCGCGCTTGCCTGTCAGTACGCCATCGCCACGCTGGCAGGCGCACTGGCCGTTACCGCGTGGTCAGCCGTCACCGACCAGGCATTCTCCGTGCTCGCCATCGTGGCGATCCCCTGGGTCAGCCTGGCTCTCGCCCTGCTGGCACGCTTCACTGTGCGGGCGAGCCGCACCTACGCCAAGGCCCAGGCTTACCAGCGTGCCGCGCACAACCGGGACCGGGTCATCATCCTGGGCGCCGGAGAGGTCGGCGGACAGATCGTCCGCCTCACCAAGGACGACGCCGCCTCCCCCTTCGTCCCTGTCGGCCTGGTCGACGACGACACGACGAAGAAGTACCTGCGCCTGCACGGCGTGCCCGTCCTGGGCACCATCGACTCGCTGGTCTCCTGCTGCCAGCAGAAGGACGTGCGCACCGTGATCATCGCGATCGCCGACCTTCCCACCGAGCGGCTCAGGCAGGTCACGCAGGAGTGCGCCCGCAACGGCATCAAGACGATGACCATCGTGCCCGTACGCGAGATCGCGCGACGCCGGATCCAGTTCTCTGACATCAAGGACATCGACCTGGCCGACGTGCTGGGCAGGCGCGAGGTCAACATCGACCTGTCGAGGATCAGCGAGTACATCGCAGGCAAGTCGGTCCTGGTCACCGGTGCAGGAGGGTCAATCGGGTCCGAGATCGCCCGCCAGCTGCACCGTATCGGCCCACGCGACCTTGTCCTGCTCGACCGCGACGAGTCCGCCCTCCACACGACCCAGCTCGACATCTACAACAAGGGCCTGCTGGACACCCGGGACATCGTCCTGTGCGACATCCGTGACAAGGAGGCCCTGCGCCAGGTGTTCCAGGAGCACCGCCCGGAGGTCGTCTTCCACGCTGCGGCCCTCAAGCACCTGCCGCTGCTGGAGCAGTACCCCGACGAAGGGTGGAAGACCAACGTGCTTGGCACGAGGAACGTCCTGGAGCTCTCCGAGGAGACAGCCGTGACGACCCTGGTCAACATCTCCACCGACAAGGCGGCCGACCCGACCTCGGTCCTGGGGCGCACCAAGCACGTCGCTGAGCAGATGACCACCTCTATCGCCCTGGACAAGGGGCTGCGCTTCGTCTCAGTCCGATTCGGCAACGTGCTGGGCTCACGAGGCTCGATGCTGTGGACCTTCAAGCACCAGATCGACAGCGGCGGCCCCGTCACGGTGACTGACCCACGGGTGGAGAGGTACTTCATGACCATCCCTGAGGCGTGCCAACTCGTCCTCCACGCCGGCGCCATCGGCCGCCCCGGGGACACGATGGTGCTGGACATGGGGGACCCCGTCCGGATCCTTGACGTCGCCCAGAGGCTCATTGCCCAGTCGGGCAACGACGTCGAGGTCGAGTTCACCGGCCTGCGACCGGGTGAGAAGCTCTCTGAGGATCTCATCGCCACCGACGAGGACGGCATCCGCCCCTTCCACCCACTCATCAGCCACGTACGGGTGGAGCCGGTCGCCCCGCACAGGCTCGACACGGTTCGGGAGTGGACCTACGGCGCAGCAGTCAGTGCCAAGGCCGTCGGGAAGGGTGTTGAGGGGGAGGTCACGGGCACCGCCGCGCAGGAGGAGCAGGCTCAGCCTGTCGCCATGTCGCACAGTGGGGTCCCGCACTAG
- a CDS encoding glycosyltransferase, translated as MRRLVLLANAFPFGTWETFLETELDYMGGFDAVEVMSLSVRADQRLRRRPLPHASMRAHPIAFRSRVFYLLASVRALPDVNLYKELRHLHRTGRLSAARVVTLFVFLSRAHHEARVCRRLLTQAGARDDEIVFYSYRFNYQPYLVWLLRHHFPQSVSVARAHRADLYEELAPTEYLPLREHTVAHLKRIYCIADHGREYLASRFPWARDKTVVARLGTADHGTASQWPSRSPLRVVSCSTITPVKRLELLLEALAGSRHPVEWEHFGEGPLRDSLEHRAQSLLPPHVSLRLHGFVSNTQLVRSYVDQARHVLVNVSSSEGVPVSIMEAMSTGIPVIATDVGGTGEIVLDGVNGILLPADPSPAQVRQAVERIAAMDDGDYTRLRQAARRTWQERCDARHLYATFAAELTGLSQR; from the coding sequence ATGAGGCGTCTGGTCCTCCTTGCCAACGCCTTCCCCTTCGGTACCTGGGAGACCTTCCTGGAGACCGAGCTGGACTACATGGGCGGCTTCGACGCGGTCGAGGTCATGTCCCTGTCGGTGCGTGCGGACCAGCGGCTGCGCAGGCGCCCGCTGCCGCACGCCAGCATGCGCGCTCACCCGATCGCCTTCCGCTCCCGGGTCTTCTACCTGCTGGCGTCAGTTCGTGCCCTGCCAGACGTCAACCTCTACAAGGAGCTGCGTCACCTGCACCGCACCGGGCGCCTCAGCGCCGCACGAGTGGTGACCCTGTTCGTGTTCCTCAGCCGCGCCCACCACGAGGCCCGGGTCTGCCGCCGCCTCCTGACGCAGGCAGGTGCCCGTGACGACGAGATCGTGTTCTACTCCTACCGGTTCAACTACCAGCCCTACCTCGTCTGGCTGCTGCGTCACCACTTCCCGCAATCAGTCTCAGTTGCACGGGCGCACCGCGCTGACCTGTACGAGGAGCTGGCACCGACGGAGTACCTGCCGCTGCGTGAGCACACCGTCGCCCACCTGAAGAGGATCTACTGCATCGCCGACCACGGCAGGGAGTACCTTGCCAGCAGGTTCCCCTGGGCCAGAGACAAGACCGTCGTCGCCCGGCTGGGCACCGCCGACCACGGCACCGCCTCACAGTGGCCGTCACGATCCCCCCTGAGGGTTGTCAGCTGCTCCACCATCACCCCGGTCAAGCGTCTGGAGCTCCTCCTTGAGGCCCTGGCAGGGTCCAGGCACCCTGTCGAGTGGGAGCACTTCGGCGAGGGGCCGTTGCGTGACAGCCTTGAGCACAGGGCACAGTCCCTCCTCCCCCCGCACGTGTCGCTCAGGCTGCACGGGTTCGTCAGCAACACCCAGCTCGTCAGAAGCTACGTCGACCAGGCACGCCACGTGCTGGTCAACGTCAGCTCCTCGGAGGGCGTCCCCGTCTCAATCATGGAGGCCATGTCCACCGGGATACCAGTCATCGCCACGGACGTCGGCGGTACCGGGGAGATCGTCCTCGACGGGGTCAACGGCATCCTGCTTCCCGCCGACCCGTCTCCTGCGCAGGTCCGGCAGGCCGTGGAGCGCATAGCCGCCATGGACGACGGTGACTACACACGGCTGCGCCAGGCGGCTCGCCGCACCTGGCAGGAGCGTTGTGACGCTCGTCACCTGTACGCGACCTTCGCGGCGGAGCTCACCGGACTCAGCCAGCGGTAG
- a CDS encoding ATP-grasp domain-containing protein, whose amino-acid sequence MSTPDQHHPETRQGPASGRRVLVIGAGRGQTGLIRAVKRLGATAVVATRVEPHLPGIAEADEVLAADILAIDDVVDGARQAGVDAVATSCLDTGLEALGAVADALGLRGLSRQAARLCSDKLAMKERLEEAGVPTAAYVAVSSYEQVGPALERTGLPAVVKATDLQGSSGVFMVGTPEEAAQAWTRAASLSRGGRVIIERLLTGREFGAQAFVHGDRVLHVTVHGDDLAAGEVPVPVGHHVPIEADPGLLEQADQVVRQAVGALGLRDCAVNVDLMECDGVVHLIELTGRAGANGLPELMSTVYGLDYYEMVAREALDLDVLETWRGRSPWDGAALAAMLIDADARGTVTGIRRPDTLPEWVTNLQVFTRVGDVLEGFTSSNDCLGQVVVRGSTLEECRERAARIKAQVVLDTDSTGAGARTGEEASTPGARS is encoded by the coding sequence ATGAGCACCCCAGACCAGCACCACCCGGAGACACGCCAGGGGCCGGCCTCAGGGCGCCGCGTCCTTGTCATCGGCGCAGGGCGCGGGCAGACCGGCCTCATCCGCGCCGTCAAACGCCTGGGCGCCACCGCAGTCGTCGCCACCCGCGTCGAGCCGCACCTGCCCGGGATCGCCGAGGCCGACGAGGTCCTGGCTGCCGACATCCTCGCCATCGACGACGTCGTGGACGGGGCACGGCAGGCCGGGGTCGACGCAGTCGCTACCAGCTGCCTGGACACCGGGCTGGAGGCCCTGGGCGCAGTGGCCGACGCCCTGGGACTGCGCGGACTGAGCCGCCAGGCTGCACGCCTGTGCTCCGACAAGCTGGCGATGAAGGAGCGGCTGGAGGAGGCGGGTGTCCCGACCGCAGCCTACGTGGCGGTCTCCTCCTACGAGCAGGTCGGCCCCGCGCTGGAACGCACCGGACTGCCCGCAGTAGTCAAGGCCACCGACCTTCAGGGCTCCAGCGGGGTCTTCATGGTGGGCACACCAGAGGAGGCGGCACAGGCATGGACCAGGGCCGCCAGCCTCAGCAGAGGCGGACGCGTCATCATCGAGCGTCTGCTGACAGGCCGCGAGTTCGGCGCACAGGCTTTCGTCCACGGCGACCGGGTGCTCCACGTCACCGTCCACGGGGACGACCTCGCTGCGGGAGAGGTGCCCGTACCTGTGGGCCACCACGTCCCGATTGAGGCCGACCCTGGGCTGCTGGAGCAGGCCGACCAGGTTGTCCGGCAGGCCGTTGGCGCCCTAGGCCTGCGCGACTGCGCGGTCAACGTCGACCTCATGGAGTGCGACGGCGTTGTGCACCTCATCGAGCTGACTGGTCGTGCCGGCGCCAACGGCCTGCCCGAGCTCATGTCCACGGTCTACGGCCTGGACTACTACGAGATGGTTGCCCGTGAGGCCCTGGACCTTGACGTCCTGGAGACATGGCGAGGCCGCTCCCCCTGGGACGGCGCTGCCCTGGCAGCCATGCTCATCGACGCTGACGCGCGGGGCACCGTCACCGGCATCCGGCGTCCTGACACGCTGCCCGAGTGGGTCACCAACTTGCAGGTCTTCACGCGCGTGGGCGACGTCCTGGAGGGGTTCACCTCCTCCAACGACTGCCTGGGCCAGGTGGTAGTTCGAGGATCCACCCTGGAGGAGTGCCGCGAGCGTGCCGCACGCATCAAGGCACAGGTGGTCCTGGACACGGACAGCACGGGAGCAGGTGCACGCACAGGTGAGGAAGCCTCCACGCCGGGGGCACGATCATGA
- a CDS encoding ATP-grasp domain-containing protein, which yields MTTAPDSLPASPSPRAADHHGRRVLVLGASLLQVPMIHRARDLGMRPVVVDMDPSAPGAPLAEEFHAVSTNDIEAVLAVAREHRVDGVATVGTDMPVRTIAAVAQALGLPGVSPATALTCTDKAVMAQAFADSALPHPAFTTVSGLEGLEEAVAQIGLPCILKPPDSSGSRGVVQVSSAAQLPTALDYTRGVSASGQVLVEELLTGPEISCEVLCIAGTAHVVALTDKATTGAPHFIETGHTQPAVLDEPTTEAVTHLVQDTVEATGITDGPAHIEMILTETGPRLVELGARMAGDFVASHLVPLTTGVDFIGLVLRQACGEPIDPPTPRPQGGAVRFLDAPQGTLCGFHGLTQARELPGVQEVIPLARAGQHISGLHSSTDRVGVVIAQGKDHNDAARVCEAARNLITVEVQP from the coding sequence ATGACCACTGCCCCTGACAGCCTGCCCGCAAGCCCGTCCCCGCGTGCCGCAGACCACCACGGGCGCCGAGTCCTGGTCCTGGGCGCCTCGCTGCTGCAGGTTCCCATGATTCACCGTGCCCGTGACCTCGGCATGCGGCCAGTTGTCGTGGACATGGACCCGTCGGCACCAGGAGCCCCGCTGGCGGAGGAGTTCCACGCCGTCAGCACCAACGACATCGAGGCCGTCCTCGCCGTGGCCCGCGAGCACAGGGTTGACGGCGTCGCGACCGTGGGCACCGACATGCCGGTGCGCACCATTGCCGCTGTGGCACAGGCGCTGGGGCTGCCCGGCGTCTCCCCGGCCACAGCACTGACCTGTACCGACAAGGCAGTCATGGCCCAGGCCTTTGCCGACTCCGCCCTGCCCCACCCCGCGTTCACGACCGTCTCCGGGCTGGAAGGGCTGGAGGAGGCGGTCGCACAGATCGGTCTGCCCTGCATCCTCAAGCCCCCGGACTCCTCCGGAAGCAGAGGAGTCGTCCAGGTCAGCTCCGCCGCCCAGCTGCCCACCGCCCTTGACTACACCAGGGGCGTCTCAGCATCGGGACAGGTCCTCGTCGAGGAGCTCCTCACCGGCCCCGAGATCAGCTGCGAGGTCCTGTGCATCGCCGGCACCGCCCATGTCGTCGCCCTCACCGACAAGGCCACAACTGGTGCCCCGCACTTCATCGAGACCGGGCACACCCAGCCTGCCGTCCTGGACGAGCCGACCACCGAAGCTGTCACCCACCTTGTCCAGGACACAGTCGAGGCGACAGGGATCACTGACGGACCGGCTCACATCGAGATGATCCTGACCGAGACCGGGCCCCGGCTTGTCGAGCTGGGGGCGCGGATGGCCGGGGACTTCGTCGCCTCCCACCTGGTCCCGCTGACCACCGGGGTGGACTTTATCGGCCTGGTGCTGCGCCAGGCCTGTGGGGAGCCCATCGATCCTCCCACGCCGCGACCGCAGGGCGGAGCGGTGCGCTTCCTTGACGCCCCCCAGGGGACGCTCTGCGGCTTTCACGGTCTTACCCAGGCACGTGAGCTACCTGGTGTGCAGGAGGTGATTCCCCTGGCCCGGGCAGGACAGCACATCAGCGGCCTGCACTCAAGCACCGACCGTGTCGGTGTGGTCATCGCCCAGGGGAAGGACCACAACGACGCAGCACGCGTCTGCGAAGCGGCCAGGAATCTCATCACCGTGGAGGTACAGCCATGA
- a CDS encoding sugar transferase yields MTTSDTRDVLSGPSGTGTTWTESRSFYARYGKRAVDLAAAVAALPALGVLTIGVSVAVALDDRGPVFFRQERWGRQGRPFRIVKFRSMSVGARDVRNADSSTLASRHDSRVTRVGRVLRLTSVDEVPQIINVLRGEMSLIGPRPNLATKPLESMGPNERRRLSVRPGITGYNQAFYRNSSSLEERYSADCYYVDNLSLGLDLRILARTLRTVLAREQVYTEENR; encoded by the coding sequence GTGACCACCAGCGACACGAGGGACGTGCTGTCAGGACCGAGCGGCACTGGCACCACCTGGACAGAGTCAAGGTCCTTCTACGCCCGCTACGGCAAACGTGCCGTGGACCTGGCAGCGGCTGTGGCCGCCCTACCCGCCCTTGGCGTGCTCACCATCGGCGTCAGCGTCGCCGTCGCGCTGGACGACCGCGGACCGGTCTTCTTCCGGCAGGAGCGCTGGGGGCGGCAGGGCAGGCCCTTCAGAATCGTCAAGTTCCGTTCCATGTCCGTGGGTGCGCGCGACGTACGCAACGCAGACTCCTCCACACTGGCCAGCCGTCACGACTCCAGGGTCACGCGCGTAGGCAGGGTTCTACGTCTGACCTCTGTCGATGAGGTGCCGCAGATCATCAACGTCCTCAGGGGAGAGATGAGCCTCATCGGCCCCCGTCCCAACCTCGCCACCAAGCCCCTGGAGAGCATGGGGCCCAACGAGCGGCGACGGCTGTCCGTGAGACCGGGGATCACCGGCTACAACCAGGCCTTCTACCGCAACTCCTCCTCCCTGGAGGAACGCTACTCGGCTGACTGCTACTACGTGGACAACCTGTCCCTGGGCCTGGACCTGAGGATCCTGGCACGCACGCTGCGCACCGTCCTGGCACGGGAGCAGGTCTACACCGAGGAGAACCGATGA
- the orn gene encoding oligoribonuclease: MTTSDPLVWVDCEMTGLDLGTDALIEVAVVVTDYDLRPLAEGIDVLIRPPEEALRTMSDHVRAMHTSSGLLDELRSGLSIDQACSTVMGYVRTLVPDPGTAQLAGNSVGTDKSFLARDMPELINHLHYRVIDVSSIKELAKRWYPRTFFHAPDKVGGHRALADVLESIDELRYYRSILFPQGEGPSSEECKAAAAAVTASPTSQVRRTPSASAPAS, translated from the coding sequence ATGACGACCTCCGACCCGCTCGTGTGGGTCGACTGCGAGATGACCGGCCTGGACCTGGGCACCGACGCGCTCATTGAAGTTGCTGTCGTCGTGACTGACTACGACCTCAGGCCTCTGGCCGAGGGCATCGACGTCCTCATCCGCCCCCCGGAGGAGGCGCTGCGGACCATGAGCGACCACGTGCGGGCCATGCACACCTCCTCCGGGCTGCTGGACGAGCTGCGCAGCGGGCTCAGTATCGACCAGGCCTGCAGCACGGTCATGGGCTACGTCAGGACCCTGGTCCCCGATCCGGGAACCGCGCAGCTGGCCGGCAACTCTGTCGGCACGGACAAGTCGTTCCTGGCACGCGACATGCCTGAGCTTATCAACCACCTGCACTACCGGGTCATTGATGTCTCCTCCATCAAGGAGCTGGCCAAGCGCTGGTACCCACGCACCTTCTTCCACGCCCCGGACAAGGTCGGCGGCCACCGCGCCCTGGCTGACGTGCTGGAGTCCATCGACGAGCTGCGCTACTACCGCTCCATACTCTTCCCCCAGGGCGAGGGCCCCTCCTCCGAGGAGTGCAAGGCAGCGGCGGCGGCCGTGACGGCCAGCCCCACCTCCCAGGTCCGCCGTACCCCGTCTGCGTCCGCTCCTGCGTCCTGA
- a CDS encoding serine/threonine-protein kinase, which produces MTDVPAPRSLGSSYVLEHRIGAGAQGEVWSGRRVDSGEVLAFKVLRAELVDTPGVVEGFIKERSTLMRVRSPFVVTIRDVVIEGSTFAIVMDYVGGGDLRALVRERGSLRPGDLAGLGAGVAQGLAAVHEAGVVHRDVKPANILLEPVGVPQGGPGAASAFPVRLPGGSWARPRVADFGVARICDTIAAAHATGAVGTPLYMAPEILSSQPPTAAADVYSLGVVLYQMACGTPPFVGQAPQLLAQHARRDPGRPQGIPDPLWELVVLMLSKQPAARPGAEEVARRLTVMRSRLEDLPAAPVLAQPPRSSVSPVPYEWDAERDPGRSAGAGAGEAGPVQEATVAVTASPTLPLARQTQPPGASPGSSSDSCAARWPGAAPGGPDGTLALPLAGASETAPYGPGGVGSRSSRAGGTPGRSADGADGADGATLSAYGYAGGFLGGPPVAGAPGGGRSSSSRSSGRSRWRLVPVVIVVVLVLAVGAAGTAVTWWWLARETVTAGPGWLFSVPAGDGVSEDLRVSGVSEGVNSPGGDLYAARSDGAWSLYDLAGSGGAAVWTGTCSTTAVFWNDDSLLCQSPSSSILVHRDGTTSQPPGPSSFEWVGATSARTILVEERGRGDLVAMTPEGSVAWRLHGDYREGLVRNGYVLTHDSGLGETQVVSVSSGRVLASVREEEPDFPEEDTDLPPESPTGQADLASRYPGGFNITTGEEAFSRVTENGVTIYDSDGTEARTLEGTYSPQGVSVLSAPLDAQSLAEAYTTSAQSSSARYAFGPDEPVETVVSTSDCSVTADGTRLEVPARSPGEACFINVLGALRGEALLVQVGQPSTSTRETGDAVVAYSLSDGTALWQVRGTMVGLAPPRSGEADGRLLVAQTGSSRVDLAVVSVVGS; this is translated from the coding sequence ATGACTGACGTGCCAGCTCCCCGTAGCCTGGGCAGCTCCTACGTGCTGGAGCACCGCATCGGTGCCGGGGCGCAGGGGGAGGTGTGGAGCGGTCGACGCGTGGACTCGGGCGAGGTCCTGGCCTTCAAGGTGCTGCGTGCGGAGCTGGTGGACACTCCTGGCGTGGTCGAGGGCTTCATCAAGGAGCGCTCCACCCTGATGCGGGTGCGCAGCCCCTTCGTGGTGACGATCCGTGACGTCGTCATCGAGGGGTCCACCTTTGCGATCGTCATGGACTATGTGGGGGGAGGTGACCTACGTGCCCTTGTCCGGGAGCGGGGGTCCCTCAGGCCCGGGGACCTGGCCGGACTGGGCGCGGGTGTCGCTCAGGGCCTGGCTGCGGTGCACGAGGCAGGGGTGGTGCACCGTGACGTCAAGCCTGCCAATATCCTGCTGGAACCGGTGGGGGTGCCGCAGGGAGGTCCGGGAGCCGCCTCCGCCTTCCCGGTGCGGCTGCCTGGCGGGAGCTGGGCCAGGCCCCGGGTCGCCGACTTCGGCGTGGCTCGCATCTGCGACACCATTGCCGCCGCTCATGCCACGGGCGCGGTCGGGACTCCGCTGTACATGGCTCCCGAGATCCTCTCGTCGCAGCCCCCGACGGCGGCGGCGGACGTGTACTCGCTGGGAGTCGTGCTCTACCAGATGGCCTGCGGGACCCCTCCCTTCGTCGGGCAGGCGCCCCAGCTGCTGGCACAGCACGCCCGGCGCGACCCGGGACGTCCTCAGGGCATCCCAGACCCCCTCTGGGAGCTGGTCGTCTTGATGCTGAGCAAGCAGCCTGCTGCGCGCCCCGGCGCCGAGGAGGTTGCCCGTCGGCTCACGGTGATGCGCAGTCGGCTGGAGGACCTGCCTGCCGCACCGGTTCTTGCCCAGCCTCCGCGGTCGAGCGTGTCTCCTGTCCCCTACGAGTGGGACGCGGAGCGCGACCCCGGGCGCTCAGCAGGGGCAGGTGCGGGGGAGGCCGGGCCTGTCCAGGAGGCCACGGTTGCCGTGACTGCAAGTCCCACCCTGCCCCTGGCACGGCAGACGCAGCCCCCGGGGGCGTCTCCCGGCTCCTCCTCCGACTCCTGTGCTGCGAGGTGGCCCGGCGCGGCTCCTGGCGGCCCTGACGGGACGCTCGCCCTGCCGTTAGCCGGGGCCTCGGAGACGGCCCCGTACGGGCCGGGGGGCGTGGGCAGCAGGAGCAGCCGAGCGGGGGGCACCCCGGGCCGTAGTGCTGACGGTGCTGATGGGGCTGACGGTGCCACTCTGTCGGCCTACGGCTACGCGGGAGGCTTCCTGGGCGGTCCTCCTGTGGCGGGAGCCCCTGGGGGCGGGCGGTCCTCGTCCTCCAGGTCCTCTGGGCGCTCCAGGTGGAGGCTCGTGCCTGTCGTCATCGTGGTCGTCCTGGTCCTCGCCGTGGGTGCGGCGGGAACGGCGGTGACGTGGTGGTGGCTGGCTCGTGAGACCGTTACCGCTGGCCCAGGCTGGCTGTTCTCCGTACCAGCGGGAGACGGTGTCAGCGAGGACCTGCGCGTCTCCGGGGTCTCGGAGGGGGTCAACTCCCCGGGAGGTGATCTGTACGCTGCCAGATCTGACGGCGCGTGGTCCCTCTACGACCTCGCCGGCTCAGGCGGTGCGGCGGTGTGGACCGGTACGTGCAGCACGACGGCGGTCTTCTGGAACGACGACTCCCTGCTGTGCCAGAGCCCGTCGAGCAGCATCCTGGTACACAGGGACGGCACGACGTCGCAGCCTCCTGGGCCATCCTCCTTCGAGTGGGTGGGGGCGACCAGCGCGCGCACGATTCTTGTCGAGGAGAGGGGCCGGGGAGACCTTGTCGCCATGACGCCGGAGGGCAGTGTGGCGTGGCGGCTCCACGGTGACTACCGTGAGGGGCTCGTCAGGAACGGCTACGTCCTGACCCACGACAGCGGGCTCGGGGAGACGCAGGTCGTCTCTGTCTCCTCCGGCAGGGTCCTGGCCTCTGTGCGCGAGGAGGAGCCTGACTTTCCCGAGGAGGACACGGATCTGCCTCCCGAGTCCCCGACTGGTCAGGCTGACCTCGCCTCCCGGTACCCCGGTGGGTTCAACATCACTACCGGGGAGGAGGCCTTCTCCCGTGTCACTGAGAACGGTGTGACCATCTACGACTCCGACGGGACCGAGGCGCGGACCCTGGAGGGGACATACTCCCCGCAGGGGGTCTCCGTCCTCTCCGCGCCCCTGGACGCCCAGTCCCTGGCGGAGGCCTACACCACATCAGCCCAGAGCTCCTCGGCGCGCTACGCCTTCGGTCCCGACGAGCCCGTCGAGACGGTCGTCAGCACCAGTGACTGCAGCGTCACCGCCGACGGGACGCGGCTGGAGGTCCCCGCCCGCTCCCCGGGCGAGGCCTGCTTCATCAACGTGCTCGGGGCACTGCGCGGGGAGGCTCTCCTGGTGCAGGTGGGGCAGCCCTCGACCAGCACCCGCGAGACGGGAGACGCCGTCGTCGCCTACTCCCTGTCTGACGGGACCGCGCTGTGGCAGGTCCGTGGCACCATGGTGGGCCTTGCGCCACCGCGCAGCGGGGAGGCTGACGGCAGGCTGCTGGTGGCGCAGACGGGTTCCTCCCGGGTGGATCTTGCCGTGGTGTCGGTGGTCGGGTCGTAG
- a CDS encoding ImmA/IrrE family metallo-endopeptidase — protein sequence MALRHGAGTDVVTARQPAVPPGSTPLSSGTVWNPWQALAQQHPDVVVVHTRLMPPRTLGLTDGRTIWLSTDQTVAERRCTLTHELIHLERGHHGCQPPRVERSVEAEAARRLIPTDRLLATLTWARSETEAAEQLWVDTTTLRTRLACLTDAERQWLRQEDTPQA from the coding sequence GTGGCACTCCGGCACGGCGCAGGCACAGACGTCGTCACGGCTCGGCAGCCCGCAGTCCCACCAGGGTCGACACCACTATCCTCGGGCACCGTGTGGAATCCCTGGCAGGCCCTTGCCCAGCAGCACCCCGATGTCGTCGTCGTTCACACGCGGCTGATGCCTCCGAGGACCCTGGGCCTGACCGATGGCAGGACGATCTGGCTAAGCACCGACCAGACCGTGGCGGAGAGACGCTGCACGCTCACGCACGAGCTCATCCACCTGGAGCGCGGTCACCACGGCTGCCAGCCTCCTCGCGTCGAGCGCTCGGTGGAGGCAGAGGCAGCCCGAAGGCTCATACCCACAGACCGTCTCCTGGCCACGCTCACCTGGGCACGCTCCGAGACCGAGGCCGCCGAGCAGCTGTGGGTCGACACCACCACCCTGCGCACACGTCTGGCCTGCCTCACCGATGCCGAGCGGCAGTGGCTCCGCCAGGAGGACACGCCGCAGGCCTGA